In Capillimicrobium parvum, a genomic segment contains:
- the rpsP gene encoding 30S ribosomal protein S16, protein MAVRLRLTRIGGKKDPVWRVVVADQRSPRDGRVIETVGHYNAQTEPSTIRLDEERIRAWLDRGAQPTNTVRKLMRIQGIS, encoded by the coding sequence ATGGCAGTTCGACTTCGACTCACCCGCATCGGCGGGAAGAAGGACCCGGTCTGGCGCGTCGTCGTCGCCGACCAGCGGTCCCCGCGCGACGGCCGAGTGATCGAGACCGTCGGCCACTACAACGCCCAGACCGAGCCGTCGACCATCCGGCTCGACGAGGAGCGCATCCGCGCCTGGCTCGATCGCGGCGCGCAGCCGACGAACACGGTGCGCAAGCTCATGCGCATCCAGGGCATCTCCTAG
- the rimM gene encoding ribosome maturation factor RimM (Essential for efficient processing of 16S rRNA), translating into MVGVVGRPHGLDGSFHVVRPRADLIAAADVLTVAGVARTVERRAGTDARPILRLTGCATRTDAEALRGQDLLAPRSLAAPLEDDEYWPEDLEGCDVVDGDRRVGVVERLLAYPSCELLEVRRDEGGPLLVPMVRDAIRGVDVAARVIEIDLAFLGEA; encoded by the coding sequence CTGGTCGGCGTCGTCGGCAGGCCGCACGGCCTCGACGGCTCGTTCCACGTCGTGCGCCCCCGCGCGGACCTGATCGCCGCGGCGGACGTGCTGACGGTCGCGGGCGTCGCGCGCACGGTGGAGCGCCGCGCCGGGACGGACGCCCGCCCGATCCTGCGCCTGACCGGCTGCGCCACGCGCACCGACGCCGAGGCGCTGCGGGGGCAGGATCTCCTCGCCCCGCGGTCGCTCGCCGCCCCGCTGGAGGACGACGAGTACTGGCCCGAGGACCTCGAGGGCTGCGACGTGGTCGACGGCGACCGCCGCGTCGGGGTCGTCGAGCGGCTGCTGGCGTATCCGTCCTGCGAGCTGCTCGAGGTGCGCCGTGACGAGGGCGGCCCCCTCCTCGTCCCGATGGTGCGCGACGCGATCCGCGGCGTCGACGTCGCGGCGCGCGTGATCGAGATCGACCTCGCGTTCCTCGGGGAGGCCTGA
- the trmD gene encoding tRNA (guanosine(37)-N1)-methyltransferase TrmD, translating to MGIDIDVFTLFPEWFDWFRTQRHVRNVMESGSSLECINPRDFTTLSGRQVDDTPFGGGAGMVLRVDVMEQALSGHYGVQDATVVREQRRLIALIPGGRILDDAYVNELAAEPSITLLCGRYEGFDERIVQHLASDTLSVGRYVLSGGELAAMVVCDAVLRKLPGALGHADSAEEESFSDALGGNPEYPHYTRPAQWRGHGVPDVLLSGNHALVRQWRRARSQERGGA from the coding sequence GTGGGGATCGACATCGACGTCTTCACGTTGTTCCCGGAGTGGTTCGACTGGTTTCGCACCCAGCGCCACGTGCGCAACGTGATGGAGTCCGGCTCCTCGCTGGAATGCATCAACCCGCGCGACTTCACGACGCTGTCGGGGCGGCAGGTCGACGACACGCCGTTCGGCGGGGGCGCGGGGATGGTGCTGCGCGTGGACGTGATGGAGCAGGCGCTGTCCGGTCACTACGGCGTGCAGGACGCGACGGTCGTGCGCGAGCAGCGGCGGTTGATCGCCCTGATCCCGGGCGGGCGGATCCTCGACGACGCCTACGTCAACGAGCTGGCGGCCGAGCCGTCGATCACGCTGCTGTGCGGCCGGTACGAGGGCTTCGACGAGCGCATCGTCCAGCATCTCGCCAGCGACACGCTGAGCGTGGGCCGCTACGTCCTCAGCGGCGGCGAGCTGGCGGCGATGGTCGTCTGCGACGCCGTGCTGCGCAAGCTGCCGGGCGCGCTGGGCCACGCCGATTCGGCCGAGGAGGAGTCGTTCTCGGACGCGCTGGGCGGCAACCCGGAGTACCCGCACTACACGCGCCCGGCGCAATGGCGCGGCCATGGCGTGCCGGACGTGCTCCTGTCGGGCAACCACGCGCTCGTGCGCCAGTGGCGGCGTGCGCGCAGCCAGGAGCGCGGCGGCGCGTAG
- a CDS encoding KH domain-containing protein, protein MKELLEELARRLVDEPDAVSVEQFEEDDGTIVLELAVADDDYGKVIGRGGRTAHALRTVVKAAAVKENRRVLVDIVE, encoded by the coding sequence ATGAAGGAACTGCTCGAGGAGCTCGCCCGCCGGCTGGTCGACGAGCCCGATGCGGTGTCGGTCGAGCAGTTCGAGGAGGACGACGGGACGATCGTCCTCGAGTTGGCGGTGGCGGACGACGACTACGGGAAGGTCATCGGCCGCGGCGGTCGCACCGCGCACGCGCTGCGCACCGTCGTGAAGGCTGCCGCGGTGAAGGAGAACCGCCGCGTCCTCGTCGACATCGTCGAGTGA